The following coding sequences are from one Archocentrus centrarchus isolate MPI-CPG fArcCen1 chromosome 4, fArcCen1, whole genome shotgun sequence window:
- the LOC115779431 gene encoding serine protease 57-like, producing the protein MALRYLLLLFVLNGADSSRIVGGRDAAPHSRPYMASVQFRGRHFCGGALVREDFVLTAAHCETLELHTVVLGVDSLSSNEATKQQFIVVRVFPHPKYDGTNNDLMLLKLNRRAQLSEAVQVISLKPGKLEGVSQCITAGWGDIGDNNTLPNRLQEVNVTTLPQRTCEKRWEPLSVASSMVCGVGDHRLQGFCTGDSGGPLVCDGAAAGVISFSGRRCGDPSKPDVYMRISSYRAWIQNVLKNN; encoded by the exons ATGGCGCTCAGATACCTTCTTCTGCTGTTTGTCCTCAATG GAGCCGACAGCTCTCGTATTGTTGGAGGCCGAGATGCCGCCCCCCACTCACGGCCCTACATGGCCTCGGTGCAGTTTAGAGGTCGCCATTTCTGTGGGGGAGCACTAGTGAGAGAGGACTTTGTGCTCACAGCAGCACATTGTGAGACACTTGA GTTACACACAGTCGTGCTTGGGGTTGATTCCCTGAGCAGTAATGAAGCTACAAAGCAGCAGTTCATTGTTGTCAGAGTCTTCCCGCATCCAAAATATGATGGAACAAACAATGATCTCATGCTCCTCAAG CTGAACCGCAGGGCCCAACTGTCTGAAGCAGTGCAGGTGATCTCTCTGAAGCCAGGCAAGCTGGAAGGTGTGAGCCAGTGCATCACGGCAGGCTGGGGGGATATAGGGGATAACAACACCTTACCAAACAGGCTTCAGGAGGTCAACGTCACCACCCTGCCGCAAAGGACATGTGAAAAGAGATGGGAACCACTTTCTGTCGCAAGCTCAATGGTTTGCGGTGTGGGGGACCACCGCTTGCAAGGATTCTGCAca GGAGATTCAGGTGGACCGCTCGTGTgtgatggagctgcagcaggtgtTATCTCCTTCTCTGGGAGGCGATGTGGAGACCCCAGTAAGCCTGATGTCTACATGCGCATATCTTCTTACCGGGCATGGATTCAAAACGTGTTAAAGAACAATTAG
- the LOC115779281 gene encoding duodenase-1-like encodes MRGLQKLLLFYILPCLGQLGHGSDIIHGKKSPENEMLFMASVQNTDGHVCGGFLITEDFVVTAAHCDDSSLRHVVLGTHNLKEYHEKIEIEKKIKYEDYKNVEHGNDIMLLKLSKKVLLGSNIQIIQLPHAEMNLEENEVCQVAGWGLTENGILPHELRVVDVSVINPQSCMEQWSPWLHLPANVICAGGYGTNKGFCQGDSGGPLVCKGLAVGIVSFNKNLKCTYPDVPNVYMDLSKYGEWIDKILTSARHFK; translated from the exons ATGAGAGGTCTGCAAAAGCTTCTGCTCTTCTACATTCTGCCATGCCTCGGACAACTTG gaCATGGGAGTGACATCATACATGGTAAAAAGTCTCCAGAAAACGAGATGCTGTTTATGGCCTCTGTGCAGAACACAGATGGTCATGTCTGTGGGGGATTTCTCATCACTGAGGACTTTGTGGTCACTGCTGCACACTGTGATGACTC GAGCCTTAGGCACGTTGTTCTTGGAACCCACAATCTCAAAGAGTATCATGAAAAAATagagattgaaaaaaaaattaagtatgaagattataaaaatgttgaacacGGTAACGATATCATGCTTCTTAAA CTGTCTAAGAAAGTTCTACTAGGCTCCAACATACAAATAATTCAGCTTCCACATGCTGAAATGAACTTGGAAGAAAATGAAGTGTGCCAGGTGGCTGGATGGGGTTTAACTGAAAATGGCATTCTACCTCATGAGCTGAGAGTGGTGGACGTGTCTGTCATTAACCCACAAAGCTGTATGGAACAATGGTCTCCCTGGCTTCATCTCCCTGCCAATGTTATCTGTGCGGGTGGATATGGCACAAATAAAGGATTCTGTCAG GGTGATTCTGGTGGTCCTCTGGTGTGCAAAGGGTTAGCTGTTGGCATTGTTTCTTTCAATAAAAATTTGAAGTGCACATACCCAGATGTACCCAATGTCTATATGGACCTCTCAAAATACGGTGAATGGATCGACAAGATTCTCACATCCGCAAGACATTTTAAGTAA